In the Synergistaceae bacterium genome, ATAATTGAACCTGCATTAGGATTCGACGCAATAAATAATGCCGCTACTGCAATCAATAATACTACAATACGGCCAGCCCACAGCATTTCACGACTTCCGGCCTTGTCCTTGCGTATAACAGGTCTGTAAACGTCCGAAGCAAACGCACTCGCCGCCGCTAATAATTGACTGTCCGCCGTACTCATCGCCGCCGCAAGAACAGCAGAAAGCAGCACTCCCGACACAACAGCGTGGAAAATTCTGCGTGTCATTACAACAAAAACTAGAGAATTTGTATTTATCGCCTCGTCAAAGCCTATAAACATTCTGCCGATTACTCCGACAAGCCCCGCAAAAGTTAATATTATAAGCGTCCAAGAAATTCCGATTTTCGCAGACTTTCTTAATTCGTGCTGTGATTTAATCGACATGAATCTAATTATAATATGCGGCATTCCAAAATAACCGAGTCCCCAGCCGAGTCCTGATGCTATGTCCTGCCAGCTTGAAAATAGATTCCAGTAATTAGGCGTTTCTTTCGCAATTGACCCGCCTGCTCCCGGTTCTAACATTAAAGCCGCTGCAATAGGTACGATTAACATTGCTGCTAATACTAACATCCCCTGAAAAAAGTCTGTCCATGATACAGCACTGAATCCGCCTAAAAATGTATAGCTGATTACTATAACTGCCGCTAAATACATTGCTATTGTCGTATCAAGCCCAGTTACCGTGTTAAATAATGTTCCGCAGGCCTTAATACTCGACGCAGCATAAATAGTATAAGCAACAAGAAATACTACAGCAGAAATTAACTGCAATGCACGCGAACTCGATAAAAATCTATTCGTCAAATATTGCGGGACAGTTATAGAGTCATTCGCTGCAATCGAGAACGCACGCAGACGGGGAGCTTCATAGATCCAGCTTAAAGAATATCCGACAGCAAGACCTACAGCTATCCAAATTTGACCGAGTCCAAGCGCATAAATAGAAGTAGGCAGTCCCATTAAGACCCACGCGCTCATGTCGGACGCACCAGCAGACAACGCAGCAACCCACGCGCCCATTTTGCGATCTCCTAAGAAATAGCCTTTTTCTGTCTGATTCTTGTCTCGGAAGAAAAAATATACTCCTATTGCAAGCATAAACAGCAGGTAAATTATAAACACGCTGACTTCTTGTAAATTCATATAATGCAAATCTCCTTGTCTCTATATAAAAATTTATTGAAGTATATCACACGCACAAAATTAACCGCCTAAATACGCTTTTCTCACTTCTGGCGACGACAATAATTCTTTTCCTGTGCCGGTCGTTACAATTTTTCCTGTCTCCATTACATAGCCCCGGCTCGCGATACTCAATGCCATTTGCGCGTTCTGTTCGACTAATAAAATAGTTGAGCCCCGTTTATGCAAATCTGCAATAATATCAAAAATTTGTTCTACTAAGATCGGAGCTAACCCCATTGAAGGCTCATCAAGCATTAACAATTTCGGCCTGCTCATTAGTGCGCGTCCCATTGCTAACATTTGCTGCTCTCCTCCTGAAAGTGTGCCGGCAACTTGGTTTTGTCTCTCTTCTAAGCGCGGGAAAAGTGTATAAACATTCTTTAAATCCTCATGAATATTTTTATTTGCCTGAGTGTATGCGCCCATCTCTAAATTTTCACGTACTGTCATTTGCGCGAAGACTCTACGGCCTTCAGGAACTTGCGCGAGTCCTCGTTCAACTATTTTGTGAGGTGCAATTTTCGCGAGTGACTCCCCTAGAAATGCAACATCGCCCGTGCTTGGATGCAGGAGTCCAGAAATAGTATTTAGAGTCGTCGATTTTCCTGCACCGTTTGCGCCGATTAGTGTTACAATTTCGCCCTCATAGACCTCAAATGAGATTCCTTTTATTGCGTGAATGCTGCCGTAATAGACATTGATATTTTCAACTTTCAAAACTGGCTCTGACATTTATTCGTCCTCCTTTTTTCGTCCGAGATAAGCCTCAATTACTGCCGGGTTTGCTTGAATCTCGTCGGGAGTACCTTTTGCTATGACTTGGCCGAAATTTAATACGCAGATTCCCTCGCAGATATTCATTACGAGACTCATATCATGTTCAATTAATATAATTGCGATTTGAAACATGTCATGAACTTTGCGAATATTGTCCATTAAATCAGCTGTCTCTGAAGGATTCATACCTGCTGCAGGTTCATCAAGCAATAATAACGACGGATTTGTAGCAAGTGCCCTGACAATTTCGAGTCTTCTCTGCGCGCCATAAGGGAGTGAGCCTGCTCTAACGTCTGCCATGTCCTGCATATCGAAAATTGAAAGCAGCTTTAATGCCCGTCTGTGTGCTGCAACTTCCTCGCGCCTGTAGTTCGGGAGCCTGAATATCGCGCTGAACATGTTATATTTCATTTCGTTATTCATAGCAGCTTTGACATTATCGACAACGCTTAAATTCTTGAATAATCTTATATTCTGAAATGTCCGGGCGAT is a window encoding:
- a CDS encoding sodium/proline symporter, yielding MNLQEVSVFIIYLLFMLAIGVYFFFRDKNQTEKGYFLGDRKMGAWVAALSAGASDMSAWVLMGLPTSIYALGLGQIWIAVGLAVGYSLSWIYEAPRLRAFSIAANDSITVPQYLTNRFLSSSRALQLISAVVFLVAYTIYAASSIKACGTLFNTVTGLDTTIAMYLAAVIVISYTFLGGFSAVSWTDFFQGMLVLAAMLIVPIAAALMLEPGAGGSIAKETPNYWNLFSSWQDIASGLGWGLGYFGMPHIIIRFMSIKSQHELRKSAKIGISWTLIILTFAGLVGVIGRMFIGFDEAINTNSLVFVVMTRRIFHAVVSGVLLSAVLAAAMSTADSQLLAAASAFASDVYRPVIRKDKAGSREMLWAGRIVVLLIAVAALFIASNPNAGSIMALVSNAWGVFGAAFGPAIMLSLFWKRFTFSGAAVGIFVGAVVDICWFNYMSHTGVYEIIPGFFAGLIAAVIVSLISPAPSKEVNELFDKAVAMTNE
- a CDS encoding ABC transporter ATP-binding protein, with amino-acid sequence MSEPVLKVENINVYYGSIHAIKGISFEVYEGEIVTLIGANGAGKSTTLNTISGLLHPSTGDVAFLGESLAKIAPHKIVERGLAQVPEGRRVFAQMTVRENLEMGAYTQANKNIHEDLKNVYTLFPRLEERQNQVAGTLSGGEQQMLAMGRALMSRPKLLMLDEPSMGLAPILVEQIFDIIADLHKRGSTILLVEQNAQMALSIASRGYVMETGKIVTTGTGKELLSSPEVRKAYLGG
- a CDS encoding ABC transporter ATP-binding protein is translated as MKAKTKYIPVPSRAILPDRDFGREPVLECINLGITLGGIKAVDNFNLTVGRTEIVGLIGPTGAGKTTVFNLLTKVYQPTKGTILLNGQDTHGLDTMQINKAGIARTFQNIRLFKNLSVVDNVKAAMNNEMKYNMFSAIFRLPNYRREEVAAHRRALKLLSIFDMQDMADVRAGSLPYGAQRRLEIVRALATNPSLLLLDEPAAGMNPSETADLMDNIRKVHDMFQIAIILIEHDMSLVMNICEGICVLNFGQVIAKGTPDEIQANPAVIEAYLGRKKEDE